In Saccharicrinis fermentans DSM 9555 = JCM 21142, a genomic segment contains:
- a CDS encoding cell division protein FtsX yields the protein MMKKKDSQHTQRQLRNSYFTTVISIALVLFLLGAVGYLMLNAQRLSAYVKENIGFNIVLKDNVREVEVRRLQKYLDASSYVKSTEYIDKERAAKELQEQLGEDFVDFLGYNPLLSSIEVKLFAEYANPDSIKNVEEIFSSFSQVKEVFYQKNLIQKVNNNVNKISLVLLIFSILLLLIAIALINNTIRLSVYAKRFLINTMQLVGATKGFIRKPFVSTSIFHGFIGGVIANGMLAGAIYILHRELGGFIGFDNIELIGILFILVILLGILLSLISTYFAVNKYLRLKTDQLYF from the coding sequence ATGATGAAAAAGAAAGATAGCCAACATACACAGCGACAGCTTCGAAACTCATATTTTACCACTGTAATAAGTATTGCATTGGTATTGTTTTTATTGGGAGCCGTAGGATATCTAATGCTGAACGCACAACGTCTGTCAGCATATGTAAAGGAAAACATTGGTTTTAACATTGTTTTAAAAGACAACGTCAGGGAAGTAGAAGTACGCAGGCTTCAAAAATACCTGGACGCATCTTCCTACGTAAAATCCACTGAATACATTGACAAAGAAAGAGCTGCAAAGGAACTTCAAGAGCAGTTAGGCGAAGATTTTGTGGACTTTTTAGGCTACAACCCCCTCCTCTCATCCATCGAGGTTAAACTATTTGCCGAATATGCCAATCCAGACAGCATAAAAAATGTAGAAGAAATTTTTAGTTCATTTTCTCAAGTGAAGGAGGTCTTTTATCAGAAAAATCTGATCCAGAAAGTCAACAACAACGTGAACAAGATAAGCTTGGTTCTGCTTATATTTAGCATCCTATTACTACTAATAGCCATCGCACTCATTAACAATACCATTCGACTATCGGTTTATGCCAAAAGGTTTTTGATTAACACCATGCAGTTGGTAGGTGCAACCAAAGGGTTTATTCGAAAGCCATTTGTGAGCACCAGTATTTTTCATGGTTTTATTGGCGGAGTCATTGCCAATGGAATGCTGGCCGGTGCTATTTATATATTACACCGAGAATTGGGCGGCTTTATTGGCTTCGATAACATTGAATTAATCGGCATACTATTTATCCTAGTTATCCTATTAGGAATACTTCTTTCGTTGATTTCAACGTATTTTGCAGTAAATAAATATTTGCGACTAAAAACAGATCAATTATATTTTTAA
- the truB gene encoding tRNA pseudouridine(55) synthase TruB, with product MEVENIKPGGYDFKEGEVLLFDKPYEWTSFDLVNKVRKLVRTALGVKKIKVGHAGTLDPLATGLLIVCTGKATKTIDSYQAKEKEYVATLKLGATTPSFDLETEIDAQYPTEHINRALIDNTLEKFIGELEQIPPAFSAVKVKGKRAYELARQGKVPDLKPKKLIISRIEVLEFYENQLVLRIVCSKGTYIRGLARDIGQALNSGAHLTALKRTRIGLFINENSMNIESFEKKLK from the coding sequence ATGGAAGTGGAAAACATCAAACCAGGTGGGTACGATTTTAAAGAAGGGGAAGTTCTTCTGTTTGATAAGCCATACGAATGGACGTCATTCGATTTGGTAAACAAAGTAAGAAAGCTCGTTAGAACAGCATTGGGTGTCAAAAAGATAAAAGTAGGCCACGCCGGAACCCTGGACCCACTAGCTACGGGACTATTGATTGTATGCACTGGGAAAGCTACTAAAACCATTGACAGCTACCAAGCCAAAGAAAAAGAATACGTAGCCACTCTTAAATTAGGAGCCACAACGCCTTCCTTTGACCTAGAAACAGAGATAGACGCACAATATCCTACAGAACACATCAACCGAGCACTGATTGACAACACCCTAGAAAAATTTATAGGCGAACTAGAACAAATACCACCTGCCTTTTCCGCCGTAAAAGTAAAAGGTAAAAGAGCGTACGAACTAGCACGTCAAGGTAAAGTACCAGATCTAAAACCCAAAAAACTAATTATAAGCCGCATAGAAGTTCTCGAATTCTACGAGAACCAATTGGTATTAAGAATTGTTTGTAGCAAGGGAACATATATACGCGGCTTAGCAAGGGACATAGGACAAGCACTAAACAGTGGAGCCCACTTAACAGCCCTAAAAAGAACACGTATTGGATTGTTTATCAATGAAAATAGCATGAACATCGAAAGCTTTGAAAAAAAATTAAAATAA
- a CDS encoding DUF3098 domain-containing protein, with the protein MSNNKQEKKFEFALSKENYILMAIGFGIVILGFILMIGGRSSDPNVFNEEIYGFQRITLAPMLVLAGFIFEIYAIMKKPKENK; encoded by the coding sequence ATGTCAAACAACAAGCAAGAAAAGAAATTTGAGTTTGCTCTATCCAAGGAAAACTATATTTTAATGGCCATTGGTTTTGGCATTGTTATACTAGGTTTTATTTTAATGATTGGCGGCAGAAGTTCAGACCCAAATGTTTTCAACGAAGAAATATATGGGTTTCAACGGATAACCTTAGCACCCATGCTGGTACTCGCTGGTTTCATTTTTGAAATTTATGCCATCATGAAAAAACCCAAAGAAAACAAATAA
- a CDS encoding 6-phosphofructokinase, giving the protein MKIGILSAGGDCPGINAAIRGVGKTAIVKYGMEVIGISNGFSGLIDMNYEVLTEKKLSGILTVGGTILGTSRIKPFKPQEGDTVEDKPQVIKENYHNMGLDALVCIGGNGTQRTANLLSKEGLNIIGLPKTIDNDVWGTDVTFGFDSAVNIATDAIDRLHTTANSHKRVMVIEVMGHNAGWIALYSGVAGGGDIILLPEVEYDMDVVANTLLNRSEKGKPYSIVVVGEGIKVPKKKSAARFIGKQIQERTGLETRETILGYTQRGGTPSPADRILATRYGAYAAELIHTKNFGSMVCIKNNQITSIPLEEVGGKTKLIDLNNRLVTKARNMGVCFGDKF; this is encoded by the coding sequence ATGAAGATAGGAATATTATCGGCAGGAGGAGACTGTCCCGGAATAAATGCTGCCATAAGAGGTGTAGGCAAAACAGCCATTGTAAAGTACGGCATGGAAGTAATTGGTATTTCCAACGGCTTTAGTGGACTTATTGATATGAACTACGAAGTTTTAACCGAAAAAAAATTGTCTGGCATCCTGACTGTAGGAGGAACAATTCTTGGTACTTCGCGCATTAAACCCTTTAAACCACAAGAAGGAGATACCGTTGAAGACAAGCCCCAAGTGATCAAAGAAAACTATCACAATATGGGATTAGATGCATTGGTTTGTATCGGCGGAAATGGAACACAACGCACTGCCAACTTACTTTCAAAGGAAGGTTTAAATATCATTGGACTCCCTAAAACCATTGATAATGATGTTTGGGGTACCGACGTTACCTTTGGTTTTGATTCGGCAGTTAACATAGCTACAGATGCTATTGATCGCCTTCATACCACAGCCAACTCTCACAAACGAGTAATGGTTATTGAGGTGATGGGACACAATGCCGGCTGGATAGCACTTTATTCCGGAGTCGCTGGAGGTGGAGACATCATCCTTCTTCCTGAAGTTGAATACGACATGGATGTGGTGGCCAACACACTGCTGAACCGCTCCGAAAAAGGCAAACCATATTCAATTGTAGTCGTTGGCGAAGGCATCAAAGTACCCAAAAAGAAGAGTGCTGCCCGATTTATAGGAAAGCAAATACAGGAACGTACAGGCCTTGAAACACGCGAAACTATTTTAGGTTACACCCAACGAGGAGGTACTCCTTCTCCTGCAGACAGAATTCTGGCAACACGTTATGGAGCCTACGCCGCCGAACTTATCCATACCAAAAATTTCGGTTCTATGGTTTGTATTAAAAACAATCAAATCACCTCTATTCCCTTAGAAGAAGTAGGAGGTAAAACAAAACTAATAGATCTTAACAATCGCTTAGTAACCAAGGCTCGTAACATGGGCGTATGTTTTGGCGATAAATTTTAA
- a CDS encoding universal stress protein produces MIKFLIPVNFATHTLNAIEYCSALAEHLGGEITLLYCYTDLLSGSENEESAPDILSKDEALTELDKLKTSIFHKIQHNGQIQINLKVLDGYPEDTIPLFCEKYQPELIVMGTKSKGETIKELLGSVTLDVIKKSTFPVMVVPNNYIFNPQQLTNILFITDFAKCQYASLHKLVQLVGAFKTRIHNVQYCPSGKEKVDAEQLKEYSEYCKTTYRNQNMICDYICGQDMLAASNEYILNNHIDLMAITRNKRNFIAKMIHPGQTRKILFNAEIPTLFFQQ; encoded by the coding sequence ATGATTAAATTTTTAATTCCAGTTAACTTTGCAACACATACACTTAATGCCATTGAATATTGCAGCGCCTTAGCAGAACATCTGGGTGGTGAAATAACCTTATTGTATTGTTACACCGATCTACTAAGCGGGAGTGAAAACGAAGAATCAGCACCGGACATATTATCGAAAGATGAAGCTTTAACTGAGTTGGACAAACTCAAAACATCCATCTTTCACAAAATTCAACACAATGGCCAAATACAAATAAACTTAAAAGTTTTAGATGGATATCCCGAAGACACCATCCCTCTGTTTTGCGAGAAATATCAACCCGAATTAATAGTGATGGGCACAAAAAGCAAGGGAGAAACCATTAAAGAACTTTTGGGCAGTGTTACGCTAGATGTTATAAAAAAAAGCACCTTTCCTGTCATGGTGGTACCCAACAACTATATTTTCAACCCACAACAACTTACTAACATACTCTTTATTACAGACTTCGCCAAATGCCAATATGCCTCTCTACATAAGTTGGTTCAGTTAGTGGGCGCTTTCAAAACCCGAATACACAACGTACAATACTGCCCTTCTGGTAAAGAAAAGGTAGACGCAGAACAGCTCAAAGAATACAGCGAATACTGCAAAACTACTTACAGAAACCAAAATATGATCTGCGATTATATTTGCGGTCAGGACATGCTCGCTGCATCCAATGAATATATTCTCAACAACCACATAGATCTCATGGCCATCACACGCAACAAACGAAACTTTATAGCTAAAATGATACATCCCGGACAAACCAGAAAAATACTTTTCAATGCAGAAATCCCTACCCTATTCTTTCAGCAATAA
- the queA gene encoding tRNA preQ1(34) S-adenosylmethionine ribosyltransferase-isomerase QueA, translating to MKLSKFKYNLPEELIALHPTHNRDEARMLVMDRKTGEIEHKVFKDLVTYFTDQDVMIFNNTKVFPARLYGNKEKTGAEIEVFLLRELNRDQKLWDVLVDPARKIRIGNKLYFGENDEMVAEVIDNTTSRGRTLRFLYDGPYDEFKKSLYGLGETPLPKIINRKVEPEDRERYQTIYAKHEGAVAAPTAGMHFSRELMKRLEIIGVNFAEITLHVGLGNFRSVDVEDLTKHKMDSEQIFITEEACDIINQGKERRQRICAVGTTVMRTIESSVSTFGHVKPFEGWTNKFIFPPYEFNVANCMVSNFHLPLSTLMMMAAAFGGYDNVMNAYEVAVKEKYRFGSYGDAMLII from the coding sequence ATGAAGTTATCGAAGTTTAAGTACAATCTTCCAGAAGAATTAATTGCCTTACACCCTACCCACAATCGCGACGAAGCCCGTATGCTTGTCATGGACAGAAAGACGGGAGAAATAGAACATAAAGTATTTAAAGATCTGGTCACTTATTTCACCGATCAGGATGTAATGATCTTTAACAACACCAAGGTTTTTCCGGCTCGCCTATACGGAAACAAAGAAAAAACAGGGGCTGAAATTGAAGTATTTTTACTCCGCGAGCTTAATCGCGACCAGAAACTATGGGATGTATTAGTGGATCCCGCTCGTAAAATACGGATTGGAAACAAACTTTACTTTGGCGAAAATGACGAGATGGTGGCTGAAGTAATTGATAACACCACTTCACGCGGACGTACACTTCGGTTTTTATATGATGGCCCTTACGATGAATTCAAGAAATCGCTTTACGGACTCGGAGAAACACCACTTCCTAAAATCATCAACCGCAAAGTAGAACCCGAAGACAGAGAACGCTATCAGACTATCTATGCAAAACACGAAGGTGCAGTGGCAGCTCCTACAGCAGGTATGCACTTTAGCCGAGAACTGATGAAGCGCTTGGAAATTATTGGTGTTAATTTTGCCGAAATCACCTTACATGTAGGCTTAGGCAACTTCCGCTCGGTGGATGTGGAAGATTTGACTAAACACAAAATGGATTCAGAACAAATATTTATCACCGAAGAGGCATGCGACATCATCAACCAAGGTAAGGAACGTCGCCAGAGAATCTGCGCCGTAGGAACTACCGTAATGAGAACCATCGAAAGCTCTGTTTCAACATTTGGACATGTTAAACCCTTTGAAGGATGGACCAACAAATTTATTTTTCCTCCTTACGAATTTAATGTTGCCAACTGTATGGTTTCCAACTTCCATCTTCCATTATCAACATTAATGATGATGGCCGCCGCTTTTGGAGGCTACGATAATGTAATGAATGCTTACGAAGTGGCTGTCAAAGAAAAGTATAGGTTTGGCTCATATGGAGATGCTATGCTGATCATATAA
- a CDS encoding phosphoadenylyl-sulfate reductase, whose protein sequence is MTKEEIAGLNEQLADSDPVEVIKYFVNKYNDKIALSSSLGAEDQVLTQMLTSVTDSAHIFTLDTGRLFSETYELIDRTSKKYKINLKVYSPQADAVQKMVETKGINLFYDSIENRKECCYNRKLEPLKRAFEGLEAWICGLRADQSVTRTNIQVVEWDENNQVLKINPLAKWSEKDVWDYIKEKGIPYNPLHDKGYPSIGCQPCTRAIMPGEDIRAGRWYWENPDTKECGLHKK, encoded by the coding sequence ATGACAAAGGAAGAAATTGCCGGACTAAATGAGCAACTTGCAGATAGCGATCCGGTTGAAGTAATCAAATACTTCGTGAATAAATATAACGATAAAATTGCATTGTCCTCCAGTCTGGGCGCCGAAGATCAAGTATTAACACAAATGCTAACTTCAGTTACAGACAGTGCACATATCTTTACCTTGGATACTGGTAGGTTATTTTCCGAAACTTATGAGCTTATTGATCGTACATCTAAAAAGTATAAGATCAACCTAAAGGTATATTCACCACAAGCAGATGCCGTTCAAAAAATGGTAGAAACCAAAGGAATTAACCTTTTTTACGATAGTATCGAAAATAGAAAAGAATGCTGTTACAACCGTAAGCTGGAACCTTTAAAAAGAGCTTTTGAAGGATTGGAAGCCTGGATATGTGGTCTCCGTGCAGATCAATCAGTAACACGTACCAACATTCAAGTAGTAGAGTGGGATGAAAACAACCAGGTATTAAAAATTAACCCATTGGCAAAATGGAGTGAAAAAGATGTTTGGGATTATATCAAAGAAAAAGGCATTCCCTACAATCCGCTTCACGATAAAGGTTACCCAAGCATAGGCTGTCAACCATGTACAAGAGCTATTATGCCTGGCGAAGATATTAGAGCAGGACGTTGGTACTGGGAAAATCCAGATACTAAAGAATGTGGATTACACAAAAAATAA
- a CDS encoding cryptochrome/photolyase family protein: MYINVVWLRNELRLHDNVLIQKAAMDKRPILILYIFDEVVVSKLQVNDSRVSFIYDNLHAIDEKLQGNGRPLLVKRGEVIDIWKRILMQYQVNAVYAAEDYEPDGVKRDSAVACLCASYEVEFICLKDRVIFAKDEVLKKDQRPYLVFTPYKRQWLSKYEEMRFLGENETEPVYYQGNFVFPSLTSLGFERGPFEVKDFDLKGVADYALHRDYPSKSSGTHLGPHLRYGTVSVREVVGNTKDKSDVFLSELIWREFFMQVLYHYPHSVGAAFKSKYDFISWRNDEHDFELWCQGKTGYPLVDAGMRQLNQSGYMHNRVRMVVASFLCKHLLLDWRWGEAYFSSKLLDYEMASNVGNWQWAAGTGCDAAPYFRVFNPITQQKKFDPDFVYIKQWISEYGSDAYPKPMVDHAMARERALVKYREGLKNK; encoded by the coding sequence ATGTATATAAATGTAGTATGGCTAAGGAATGAGTTGCGCTTACATGATAATGTGTTAATACAAAAGGCTGCCATGGATAAGCGGCCAATTCTTATTTTGTATATTTTTGATGAGGTTGTGGTTTCTAAGTTGCAAGTGAATGATAGCAGGGTTTCTTTTATCTATGATAATTTACATGCTATTGATGAAAAATTGCAAGGCAATGGCAGACCTCTGCTTGTTAAAAGAGGCGAGGTAATAGATATATGGAAGCGAATACTGATGCAGTATCAGGTAAATGCTGTTTATGCTGCAGAGGATTATGAGCCGGATGGTGTCAAACGTGATTCGGCAGTCGCTTGCTTATGTGCCTCCTATGAGGTTGAATTTATATGCTTAAAGGATCGTGTTATTTTTGCTAAGGATGAAGTATTGAAGAAAGACCAGCGGCCATACCTTGTTTTTACACCTTATAAGCGTCAGTGGCTCAGTAAATACGAAGAGATGAGATTCCTGGGAGAAAATGAAACTGAGCCTGTTTATTATCAAGGTAACTTTGTCTTTCCTAGTTTGACTTCTTTGGGTTTTGAGAGGGGGCCATTTGAAGTAAAGGACTTTGATTTGAAAGGGGTGGCTGATTATGCCTTACATCGTGATTATCCATCAAAAAGCTCCGGAACGCACCTGGGGCCGCATTTACGTTATGGTACTGTAAGCGTTAGGGAGGTGGTGGGTAATACCAAAGATAAAAGCGACGTGTTTCTATCCGAATTAATTTGGCGTGAGTTTTTTATGCAGGTTTTATATCATTATCCGCATTCAGTAGGAGCAGCGTTTAAATCGAAATATGATTTTATTTCCTGGAGAAACGATGAGCATGATTTTGAATTGTGGTGTCAGGGTAAGACGGGTTATCCATTGGTGGATGCGGGTATGCGTCAGTTAAACCAAAGTGGTTATATGCACAACCGCGTACGTATGGTGGTTGCTTCTTTTTTGTGTAAGCATTTGTTGCTTGATTGGCGTTGGGGAGAGGCTTATTTTTCGTCTAAGTTATTGGATTATGAAATGGCGTCTAATGTGGGTAATTGGCAATGGGCGGCTGGAACGGGCTGCGATGCTGCGCCTTACTTCAGAGTCTTTAACCCTATCACTCAACAAAAGAAGTTTGATCCTGATTTTGTCTATATTAAGCAATGGATAAGTGAGTATGGGAGCGATGCGTATCCAAAACCCATGGTAGATCATGCCATGGCCAGAGAAAGAGCGTTGGTAAAGTATCGAGAAGGATTAAAAAATAAATAA
- a CDS encoding undecaprenyl-diphosphate phosphatase, whose translation MSAIEALILGLVQGLTEFLPVSSSGHLEIGRQLLGVETTDNLTFTVAVHGATVLSTIVVFRKDIAQLIMGLLAFKWNQETQYTAKIAVSMIPIAIVGVFFKDYVEALFSTERILLLVGFMLLITASLLAFTFYAKTKDKDISFKDAFIIGIAQTIAVLPGISRSGSTIATGLLLGNKRESVARFSFLMVLIPILGENVLSLLKNDFTSADSIGIIPISIGFIGAFISGLLACRAMIQLVKRGKLIYFAIYCALAGFIAIAFSW comes from the coding sequence ATGAGCGCAATAGAAGCATTAATCTTGGGCCTCGTGCAAGGATTAACCGAGTTTTTACCCGTGAGCAGTAGCGGGCATCTTGAAATTGGCAGACAGCTCTTAGGCGTTGAAACCACCGACAACCTAACATTTACAGTAGCTGTACACGGTGCCACTGTACTAAGTACTATTGTTGTTTTTAGAAAAGATATTGCCCAATTAATAATGGGACTTCTGGCCTTTAAATGGAACCAGGAAACACAATATACAGCAAAAATAGCGGTAAGTATGATTCCCATAGCCATTGTGGGCGTATTTTTTAAAGACTACGTAGAGGCTCTCTTTAGTACTGAACGCATATTACTTTTAGTAGGATTTATGCTACTTATTACTGCCTCTTTACTGGCTTTTACTTTCTATGCTAAAACAAAGGACAAAGACATTTCATTTAAAGATGCCTTTATCATTGGAATAGCACAAACCATTGCGGTATTACCCGGCATCTCCAGGTCTGGCTCAACCATTGCCACAGGACTTTTATTAGGAAACAAAAGAGAATCAGTGGCTCGTTTCTCATTTTTAATGGTTTTGATTCCCATTCTAGGAGAAAACGTACTAAGCCTGTTAAAAAATGATTTCACAAGCGCTGACTCCATTGGAATAATTCCTATTTCAATTGGCTTTATAGGGGCTTTTATATCCGGATTATTGGCATGTAGAGCCATGATTCAACTAGTAAAACGTGGCAAACTAATATATTTTGCAATTTACTGTGCATTAGCAGGGTTCATTGCCATTGCCTTTTCATGGTAA